DNA sequence from the Pedobacter schmidteae genome:
GTTTTGAACAGCCCGGAGCATGAAGAAACGACTCATTTTTCTATCGTAGACAGAGAAGGGAATGCGGTTTCGATAACCACTACTTTAAATGGCTCCTACGGCTCGGCAGTGGTGGTAAAGGGAGCAGGCTTTTTGCTGAACAATGAAATGGATGACTTTTCGGTAAAGCCCGGAGCCCCAAATATGTATGGTTTAGTAGGCGGCGAAGCTAATGCCATAGCCCCTGCCAAACGGATGCTTAGCTCGATGACGCCCACCATTATTGAAAAAGAAGGAAAGCTGTTCATGATTGTAGGCACGCCTGGTGGCTCTACCATCATTACCTCGGTTTTTCAAACCATCCTCAATGTGATAGAATTTGACAAGTCCATGCAGGCTGCTGTGGATGCAAAGAAATTTCATCACCAATGGCTGCCCGACACCGTTTTTGTAGAAAAAGAAGCGTTGGATAGTGTAACCAGTCTAAAACTCACCAACAAAGGATATAAGCTGCTGCAGCGTGGGGGGATAGGTAGGGTTGATGCCATTTTGCGAACAAAATGGGGATATTATCAGGGCGGAGCCGATTCGCGCGGTGATGACAAAGCATTGGGCTGGTAACCTGTATAGAATTATGCACAGCGGAGGATGGTATTTGTAGCTAAAAGCACGTTTTTATATTTTGGCCTGACAATTGAATTGTTGTTGAGGAATTAATAATTCTACTAATTATTTAACCCTCATACTATGAAACAAAATTTTTTTAAATGTTTGCCTTGGGCTTTTTCGGCCTTATTAATTGGTGGTGCAGCCCAGGCACAGGAAAAACCTGCCGAAGCAGGTCAGCTTTCTACCTGGTCAATTGGTGTAAATGCAGGTGCGCTTTCTCCTATTTCCCCATTTGGAGGTAAAAATGATTTCTCCAACTGGAAATCAAGTTTGGGCTATGGCTTATACATTAAAAAACAAATCACCCCTTATTTCTCGTTGCGTTTGGATGGTGTTAGAGGTAAATTAAAAGGAGACAATTCTGAACCATGGGATGGTGGTGGTACCAACGCCAGTCCGGTTAGTGCTTTCGAAACTGATCTTTCCTATTCGGGAAGTTTGAATGCTGTAGTAAACCTGTTTAACATCAGTATGTTTAATAAAAACAGCGCGGTACAATTGTATGCTTCTGGTGGTGCCGGTTTAGCAGGATATAAAGTGAAAACAGCTATGGGGAGTGCAGGCTTAGCAGACTATGCCGGCGGCAAAACCATTAGTGAGCTCATTATTCCGGTTGGAGTAGGTGCCAAGTTTAAACTGGCCGACAGAGTAAACCTGGATCTGGGATGGACAGTGAACTTTGTGGATGGCGATAACCTGGATGGCTATTACCGAGGCACTAATGATAAATACAATTACGCTTACGGAGGTTTGGAGTTTGCCCTGGGTAGCGGAAAACAACTGGCATGGCACAATCCTGTAGCTTTAACTTATGATGAAGCGTTACAGGCAAAACAAACTGCCAACGCTTTGAAAGGCGATCTGGAAGCTCAAAAAGCGGAGAACGCCAGGTTAAGATCTGAAATGAACGATCTGTTGAAAGACAGCGATGGCGACGGGGTTGCCGATAAACTGGACAAATGTCCGGGTACTCCTGCAGGTGTGGTGGTTGATGGTTCCGGTTGCCCGCTAAAAGTACCTGCTCCGGTTGTTCAGGAGAAAGTAATCATCACCGAAGCTGACCGTAGGGTTGTAGCTGATGCTATTAAAAACCTGGAATTTGATTTGGGTAAAGCCACTATTCGCTCAAAATCGTACACTACACTGAACCGGGTAGCTGCGCTGCTAATCGAGAAAAACTTTAGCCTGAAATTGGCCGGCCACACCGACAATACCGGTTCTGCAGCTCTAAACATGAGGTTGTCTAAAGACCGCGCCGAATCTGTAAAAGCTTATTTGGTATCACAAGGCGCCAATGCTTCCAGAATTGAAGCAACAGGCTATGGTATGAACCAACCTATAGCCAGTAATAAAACTGCTGCAGGTCGTCAGCAAAACAGAAGGGTAGAGTTTACTTTGTTCTAGCCTGAAATAGTATTTAGTTTAAAAAAGCCCTTCTATTAATTTGGAAGGGCTTTTTTATGTTGAATTATTTTGACAAAATGTATTTGCATTATCGTTTTTAATTCGATAGCTTTGTTATGCAAGCATAGTATTTGATGAAACAGCAGGAAACAATTGATTATTTTTTAAAGGTAGTTTGGCAGAATGTGTCAAATGCTTACAACCAGATCGCGTCGGGTTTTGGAATTACACAGGCCATAGGTTATGTACTGATCAATATTGATAAGGAAGGGACCGCTGTTTCGCAGCTGGCTGGCCTGCTGGGGGTCAAGGCCACCAGTTTGTCAAGGATGCTAAACAATATGGAAGACCTGGGGTTAATATATAGGGAAACTGCCGAGGGTGATAAACGCTCGGTGAAAGTTTACCTGACCGATCTGGGTTATGAAAAAAGACATATGGCCAAAGGCGTAGTAATTGCTTTTAACGAATACCTGGGCAAAAACCTGACTGCAACAGAAAAAAATAACCTGCTGGTTACCCTGCAAAAATTGAACAAACTTACATTGGCATATAAAATTCCAGTTGAACATGATGAACAAAAAGATAAATAAAGTAGTGGTGCTGGGCTCAGGTATTATGGGCTCGCGTATTGCCTGTCACTTTGCGAACATAGGAGTAGAAGTGCTTTTGCTGGATATCCCGGCCAAAGAAAGCAATGAGCGCGTTGATAAAAACACCATTGTAAATACAGCCTTGCAAAATGCGGTGAAGACCAATCCTTCTCCCGTGTATTCAAAAAAGGTGCTGAACAAAATTACTACCGGGAACTTTGAAGATGATATGCCAAAAATTGCCGGCTATGATTGGATTATTGAGGTGGTGGTAGAAAATCTGGACATCAAGAAAAAAGTTTTTGAACAGGTAGAACAATTCCGCAAACCGGGTACCCTGGTTACTTCCAATACTTCAGGCATTCCTATCCATCTGATGGCCGAAGGCCGTTCTGATGATTTTAAAGTAAATTTTTGCGGTACACACTTCTTCAATCCTCCACGTTATTTACGCCTGCTGGAAATTATTCCAACACCCTATACCAACCCACAGCTGGTTGACTTTTTGATGCATTATGGCGATAAGTTTTTGGGTAAAACAACTGTTTTATGTAAAGACACACCCGCATTTATTGCCAATAGGGTAGGTGTATACTCCATTATGGCCCTATTGCACCTGGTGGAGAAAATGGACCTGACGGTTGAAGAGGTAGATAAATTTACCGGACCGGCTTTAGGTCGCCCTAAATCGGCTACCTTCCGTACTACCGATGTAGTGGGATTGGACACCATGATCAAGGTATCCAAAGGCTTGTACGACAATTGTCCGGATGATAAGGCACATGACCTGTTTAAGCTGCCTGCCTACGTCGAAAAAATGGAAGCTAATAAATGGCTGGGCGACAAGACTGGACAGGGTTTTTATAAAAAAACAAAATCAGCCGATGGGAAAACTGAAATACTGGCACTAGACCTTAAAACATTGGAGTACCGGCAACAGGTAAAGGTGAAGTCGGCCACACTGGACCTTGCCAAACCTATCGAAAATGTAAAAGACCGGATGAAGGTATTTGCTGCCGGCAAGGATAAGGCTGGCGAACTGTTCAGGGCATCCTTTTTTGGCTTGTTTGAATATGTATCAGACAGAATTCCCGAGATTTCTGACGAACTATATAGAATTGATGACGCTATGCGTGCTGGCTTTGGCTGGGATTTGGGACCATTTGAAGTCTGGGATGCTGTAGGTGTGGCCGATGCCATTGAGGGTATGAAAAAATACGGGCATGAAGCTGCAGCCTGGGTTCATGAAATGCTTGCCGCCGGCAATACTTCCTTTTATAAAGTAGAAAACGGGGTTAAGCAGTATTATGATATTCCTTCCAAAACCTATAAGGCAGTCCCTGGTACCGAAGAATTTATTATCCTGGATAACCTGAGGGGCAATAAAGTAATCTGGAAAAACTCCGGCGCTTCGATCATCGATCTGGGAGATGGTATCCTAAATGTGGAGTTCCACTCTAAAATGAATACTATTGGTGGCGATACCCTGCAAGCTATTAACAAAGCCATTGACATGGCCGAAAAAGATTACAGAGGGGTAGTAATTGGTAATGACGGGGCCAACTTCTCGGCGGGGGCTAATGTAGGGATGATCTTTATGATGGCGGTTGAGCAGGAGTGGGAAGAATTGAACCTGGCCATCAGAATGTTCCAGAATACTTCCATGCGCATCCGATATTCGTCTATCCCGGTAGTGGTGGCACCACATAATTTAACACTGGGTGGTGGCTGCGAGTTTAGCTTACACGCCGATCACGTGCAGCTCAATGCCGAAACTTATATGGGACTGGTTGAATTTGGCGTAGGGGTAATTCCTGGTGGAGGTGGCACAAAGGAATTCGCCTTGCGGGCCTCCGACGAATACAAAGAAGACCAGATTGTACAAAATGCATTAAAAGATAGGTTCCTGACCATCGGCATGGCAAAAGTGTCTACTTCAGCCGTTGAGGCCTTTGAACTGGGCTATTTGCAAAAAGATAAATACTCCATTTCGATGAACCGGAGCAGGTTGATTGCCGATGCAAAGGCCAAAGCTATTGAACTGGCCGATGCCGGATACACCCAACCGGTAAGGCGTAAAGACATCAGGGTTTTAGGTAAACAGGGATTGGGCATTGTTTATGCTGGTGCCAACACCATGTATTCGGGTCACTATATTTCCGAACATGATAAAAAGATTTCCGAAAAACTGGGTTGGGTAATGTGTGGTGGTGATCTTTCTTCTCCAACGGAAGTTACAGAGCAATATCTGCTGGATCTGGAACGCGAAGTGTTTTTATCGCTTTGTGGTGAACGCAAAACTTTAGAGCGGATACAGAGCATTGTAACTAAGGGAAAACCGCTGAGGAATTAGAAGTAGTTAGTATTTAGAAGTTAGTATTTAGAAATGCATAAATATAAAGAATTGAAAGTTTGGCAGAAATCGATAGAACTGGTTACGGACGTTTATTGCGCTAAGGCTAAATTTCCTGATAAGGAAAGGTTTGGATTGATTAGTCAAATCAACAGAGCTTCTGTTTCCATCCCATCTAACATTGCAAAGGGGGCAGGACGAAATTCAGCTAAAGAATTCTTGCATTTTTTATCAATAGCACATGCTTCTTCATACGAGACCGAAACACAATTAATTATCTCTAGGAATTTAAATTATTTATCAATAAACGAGTTAGATGTGTTAACAGAAAAAATTAATGAATGGCAAAAGATGAGTTATGCTTTTCAGTCAAAACTGAAATCCTCCTTCACTGGTAATGTCTAAATACTAATATCTAACTACTAAATACTAACAATGGAAGCATATATTATAGCAGGATATCGTACCGCAGTGGGCAAGGCCCCTCGTGGTGTATTTCGTTTTACAAGGGCTGATGATTTGGCTGCAGATGTGATCCGCGCACTGGTGGCTTCGGTACCCAACCTGGACAAAGAACAAATTGATGATGTCATAGTTGGAAATGCAACGCCTGAGGCGGAGCAGGGGCTCAACATTGGCAGGATGATTTCTTTAATGGGACTGGATACCGACAAAGTACCCGGTGTTACAGTCAACCGTTACTGTGCCTCGGGCCTGGAAACGATTGCCACTGCTGTGGCTAAAATAAAAAGTGGTATGGCCGATTGTATTATTGCCGGTGGAGTGGAAGTGATGTCGGGAATGCCTTTTGGCGGATGGAAGATTGTCCCCAATGCTGATGTAGCCAGGAAAAATCCGGATTGGTACTGGGGTATGGGACTAACCGCTGAAGCCGTTGCCAAAGAATACAATGTAAGCCGCGAAGATCAGGATATATTTGCTTATCAATCGCACCAGAAAGCTGTTGAGGCGATAAAAAATGGTCATTTAAAAGATGGAATATTGCCCATCACGGTAAATGAAAATTACCTGGATGCGGATATGAAAAAGAAAACCCGCAGTTATGTGGTGGATACAGATGAAGGGCCACGTGCCGATACTTCGGTAGAAAAACTGGCCAAACTAAAACCTGTATTTGCTGCTGATGGTTGCGTTACTGCAGGTAACTCTTCTCAAACTTCAGACGGTGCCGCCTTTGTATTGGTGGTGTCGGAAAAGAAAATGAAGGAGCTGGGAGTTGAGCCTATTGCCCGATTGGTAAGCTACGGAATTGCTGGCGTGCCACCCCGCATCATGGGTATTGGTCCTATTTACGCCATTCCTAAAGCTTTAAAACAAGCGGGGATGACATTGGACCAGCTTAATCTGATTGAACTGAATGAGGCCTTTGCCTCTCAGTCGCTGGCCATTGTAAGGGAGCTGCACCTCAATACAGATATTTTAAATGTAAATGGCGGAGCAATTGCTCTGGGGCATCCTTTGGGATGTACAGGTGCTAAATTGTCCGTTCAATTGTTTAGTGAATTAAAAAGAAGAAATCAGAAATACGGAATGGTAACCATGTGCGTAGGTACAGGTCAAGGTGCTGCCGGAATTTTTGAAATGCTTTAATCTTATATAGAAAACATGGAAGCTACAGACAAAAAAACAATTAAAGGTGGCGAGTTTTTGATAACAGAAACCACTTACCAGGATGTATTCATTCCTGAAGAATTTGATGAAGAGCAAAAGATGATTGCACAAACCTGCCGGGATTTTCTGGCAGCAGAGGTATATCCTAACCTTGATCGTATTGATACACAGGAAGAGGGACTGATGCCTTCGCTAATGGACAAAGCCGGTGAACTGGGTATTCTGGGGGTTTCTATTCCTGAAGCCTATGGCGGATTTGGAAAAAATTTCAATACCTCGATGTTGGTGGCCGATGTGATCGGTGCAGGGCACTCTTTTGCCGTGGCCTTATCGGCCCATACCGGAATTGGTACTTTGCCTATTCTGTACTATGGAACAGAAGCGCAAAAAAATAAATACATTCCTAAGCTGGGAACCGGCGAGTGGAAAGCAGCCTATTGCCTAACAGAGCCCAATTCGGGCTCGGATGCCAACTCCGGAAAAACAAAAGCGAAACTATCGGACGATGGCAAGCATTACATCATCAACGGCCAGAAAATGTGGATCACCAATGGTGGCTTTGCCGATATCTTCATTGTGTTTGCAAAAATTGATGATGATGCCAACTTAACGGCCTTTATTGTCGAACGCGCCTTTGGTGGAATTACCATGAATCCTGAAGAGCATAAAATGGGGATCAAAGGATCGTCAACCCGTCAGGTGTTCTTTAACGATTGCCCGGTGCCGGTCGAGAATATGCTCTCTGATCGTCAGAATGGGTTTAAAATTGCGGTTAACATTTTAAATATAGGGCGTATTAAATTGGCCGCGGCTGCCATTGGCGCTTCCAAAGCGGTAATTGATACGGCTGTAAATTATTCGAATGAAAGGATCCAGTTCGATCGCCAGATCTCCAAATACGGAGCCATTCGCTATAAACTGGCCGAAATGGCGACTAAAGTTTATGCGGTAGAATCGGCCAATTACAGGGCAGGTCAGAATATTGACGATGCCTTTGATGCCCTGGTTGCTGCTGGCATGGATGAAGGAAAGGCCAAGCTGAAATCAACAGAACAGTTTGCTGTTGAATGCGCCATCCTGAAGGTATGGGGCTCGGAAGCTTTGGATTATGTGGTGGATGAAGGTGTGCAGATATACGGAGGTATGGGTTTTTCGGCAGATGCGCCGATGGATAGAGCGTACCGTGATGCCCGGATCAACCGGATTTTTGAAGGTACCAATGAGATCAATCGATTGTTGACGGTGGATATGATGCTGAAAAGGGCCATGAAGGGAGAACTGGACCTGATGACCCCGGCTACTGCTGTGGCTGCCGAACTGATGTCGATCCCGGATTTCGGGGAAGAAGACGATACCCTGTTTGCTGCCGAGAAAAAGATTATTCAGAACCTGAAAAAAGCAACATTGATGGTTGCCGGTGCTGCGGTACAAAAACTGATGATGAGCCTGTCTAAAGAACAGGAAATACTGATGAACATTGCCGATATGGCCAGTTATGTGTATATCGCCGAATCGGCCATGTTGAGGACCGAAAAACTGGTGAGTATGCGTGGAGCTGAGGCTTGCGAAGGACAGCTGAACATGATGCGTATTTATTTTGTGGAAGCCGTAGATGCGGTTAACAAAGCAGGTAAAGAAGCTTTGTGGGCATTTGCCGAAGGCGATGAGCAGCGCATGATGATGGTGGGATTGAAAAGGTTTACCAAAATGGAGGCTTTTAATGTAAAAGAAGCGAGGCAAAAGGTGGCACAACAATTGATTGCTGCTAATAAATATTGTTATTAATTATATCAACGAGATCATTTAAGGTTACAAGTGATTTTTAGTATAAAAGAAACGATTCATAATTAAAACTGGAAGGCCCGTGATTTTATTGCGGGCTTTTTTGTGTGATGATATCGGCCGTCATCTCGCTTTCTTCAGAGAATGATCTAACTTCTTTTGCTTCGCCTAAGATTTGTTAAAAATGGTTAAAAATTGTGCTATCAGCAATAAAAGACTATTTTTGTGAATTATGTTAAAAACCAGTGCTTTGTTGGGCTTTGTTTTGATGGCAGCAGCCTTTGCTGCGTGCAAGAAAGATGCGCCTTACAATGAAGCTGCACAGATGGATATTGATGATGCCATTATTGTAAAATACATGGCAGATAGCAATGTTAAAGCCACAAAGGATGCCTCTGGTTTGTATTATAACATTATAAGGGCTGGTCGTGAGGATGTTCAATACATGGATACCACAAAAATATACGCCAATTACAGAGCGAAAATTTTGAAAGATACCGTGTATTTTAGCCGAAGTGTAGACAGTACTTTTTTCTTTAACATGCCAGGCAATATAGCCGGATGGAAAAGAGGCGTAGAGCTGGCAAAATTAGGTGGGTTGGTTAGGTTGCTGATCCCTTCGCCGCTGGCTTATCAGCAGCGTACATTCACCGCCGGAAAGAAAATTCCACCAAATTCAATATTAGATATTACCTTAGAAATAGTTTCTGTAAATAAAAAACCCAAATGATTAAAAAGTTATCATTATATACCATTGCCTTGTTAGGCTGTTTAGTGCTGTTCAATTCCTGTAAAAAAGAATATGAATCTATTGGAACCTTAGATGAACGTGCAATTGCGGACTATCTTAAACAAAATAACATTACTGCCACAAAAGATGAATCGGGTTTTTATTATCAGATCATTACTCCGGGTACAGGAGCTGCGGTAGCCAACAGTGACTCTATATTTTATAGTTACGATTTTAAACATACCAACGGCACTTCATTTTTAAAGAGCCCCGACTATCAGGTTCCTGCTACTTTTTTAGGCTATACCGATAGATTTAGCTTCAGGACCTTACCTGCACTAAGACTTACTTTGTCGAAATTGAAAAAAGGTGGAACGGCCAGAATTATCCTGCCCTCAAGCATGGCCTTTGGAAAAAATGGTCAGACTGCCCTGGGTGTAGAGCCAAATGAGATTGTGATCATCGAAGTAGGTTTGTTGCCTTATTTGAACAAGGTGGAGCTGGACAATGCTTTGCTCAATAAATTTATAGCAGCCAATAACCTGCAACCGGTGTTAGACCCTACCCGGGTGAGGTATATCATTACCGCCGAAGGAACAGGAAAGCAGGATGTAAAGGAGACCTCAAAAATCAAAGCAAAATATACCGGCAGATTATTGAATGGGACCGTATTTGATTCCAGTGCTGATGGCATTGACTTTAAGTTGAACGAAGTAATTGCGGGCTGGACAAAAATTATTCCCGGAAAAATTGGTGTAGGGGGAAAAATCAGGTTATTGATCCCGTCTGATTGGGGCTACGGACAGTTTAACCAAACGGATGGAAATGGATCAGTAACGATTCCTGCAAACTCATGCCTGGATTTCGATATCGAGATTCTGAGCGTAACGAATTAATCCGTATGGCACTATTGATTTAGTGCCGCTTTAAATACTTTTAAGACCCTTTCTCTTGCAAAAGCATGTTCAACCATAGGTTCAGCATGCTTTTGCTGTTTTAGCTCCGGTACCCAATAATGGATGTACGCATGGTCGGGGTCAAACTTTTTGGCCTGTAACTCGGGATTAAATACCCTGAAATAGGGCGCAGCATCGTTGCCACATCCACAGGCCCATTGCCAGCCACCAACATTGCTGGCTTGCTCGTAATCGAGTAATTTCTCGGCGAAATAGGCCTCGCCCCAACGCCAGTCTATCAACAAATGTTTGGTCAAAAAGCTGGCTACTACCATCCGTACCCGGTTGTGCATATATCCGGTTGCATTCAGTTGCCGCATGCCGGCATCAACCAGTGGATAGCCAGTGTTGCCTTGGCACCATTTTTCAAAATCAGCTTCATCGTTGCGCCAGCGGATATTGTCGTATGCAGGCTTAAAAGATTGATGTACGGTATGCGGAAAATGCCATAAAATCATCATGTAAAAGTCCCGCCAGGCTAGTTCCGAAAGCCATTTGCTGGCTTTTTGGGTCAGGGCCTGTCGTGCTGCCTCACGTATACTGATGGTTCCGAAACGAAGGTGCAGACCAATGTGAGAGGTCGCATCAGCAGCCGGAAAATCTCTTTTTTCTTCATAGGCCTGCAGCGTAGCCGCAAAATCTTTAGTGGGAAATGGGAGTATTGAGCGCTCGAAACCCATTTCAGCAAGGCTTGGGCCGGGACCAATTTGGATGGGCAGCAGGTTGTGTAGGTAAGCATTTACCGGATAGGCTTTGACGTAAAACGCACGGAGCTTTTGCTCCCATTGCCGGAAATAAGGCGTGAATACGGTATAAGGCGTTTTGTCGGCCTTGATGATTTCGTTCTTTTCAAAAAGAACCTGATCCTTAAACGTGTGGAAAGGGATGCCTTCCGAGCGGAGATGTTCGGCCAGGGCATCGTCTCTTTCACGCGCCGAGGGCTCATAGTCGTGGTTGGTATACACTTCCTTAACGCGGTATTTGGCCAGTGCCTCTGCCCATACTTGCTCGGTATGGCCATGCTTGATCAGTATAGACGAGCCAAGCTGGCCAATTTCCCTATTCAGTTGTTGCAGTGTATCAAAAATAAAGGTCACACGTGCATCTTGCGGGCTGGGCAATCTGGACAGGATCTTTTCATCGAAGATGAACATGAGCAAAACGGGATATTTTCCTTTTAAGGCATGGTACAATGCGGCATGGTCATCTATCCTTAAATCTCTGCGCAGCCAGCAAATACTTATTTCTTGTTTCATTTAACAGGGTTATCGGCCGTAAATATCGGATAATGCAGCTTCAAGCTGAGTATATTTAAATCTAAAATCTGCCGATAACAGTTTTTGGGCAGAGGTATTGGTGCTGTTGAAAACCACCTCGCTCATTTCGCCGAGTAGCAGCCTAAGCAGGGCGGCAGGTACATGAATAGGCCATACCGGGCGATGGAGCTGACGGGCTATGGCTTTGGTAAGGGTGGCATTGGTAACCGGAAAAGGCGCACAGGCATTGTAAGGCCCAGACAGCAGTGGGTTGTCGACCGCATATAGATATATGGCCACCATATCGTCTACATGCATCCATGGAATCCATTGTTTTCCTGAGCCCAGCGCCGCACCTGCAAAAAAGCGGATGGGCTTTTCAAAAGCAGCCAGGGCACCCTCATTTTTAGCCAGGATAACCCCGGTACGTAATTTCACAATCCGCATACCCAATGATTTGCCCTGGTCAACCGCAGCCTCCCATTGCTTGCAGCAATCGGCCATAAATCCGTAGCCTGGAGCGCTTTCTTCCGTTAGGATTTCGTCGCCACAGTCGCCATAGTAACCCACCGCCGACGATGAAATGAACGAACTGACATTGGCCCCGCTGGTTTTAATGGCCTGATGCAGCAAATGGGTAGACAATACCCTGCTGTCGATAATTTGCTGCTTACGTTTGGCTGTCCACTTTTTTTCTGCGATGTTCTCTCCGGCCAGGTGAATAACCGTATCCACTCCCTTCATACATTCGGGGTCTATCTGGCTATGATACACATCCCATAAATACACCTTTACATCGGGCAGCTGGGTTGCTTTCCGGGAAAGTACAGCTACCGTATGGCCAGATTGTTGCAAAGCATGGATTAATTTCCTACCAATCATGCCTGTCGCTCCAGTTATTAAAACTTGCTTTTTCATGTGCAGATGCTTTTAGCTTTGTCTAAATTATCTTTTTATGGTAAATATTTTGTTCTGCTTATGTAAAGATTAGGCTAATATTAGTATTAAGATAAAAAATGGCATATTTTTGAAGTTTATCTTAAATTATTAGTTCAGCAATTAATGAAGCATAAAAAAATATTGGTTTGGTTTAGAAATGATCTTCGCTTACATGACAATGAAATGTTGGTTGAAGCCATCGCTAAGTCAGACAGTATTTTACCCGTTTATTTTTTCGATCCACGTTATTTTGAACAAACCAGGTTCCATACCGCTAAGACAGGAGCT
Encoded proteins:
- a CDS encoding deoxyribodipyrimidine photo-lyase, encoding MKQEISICWLRRDLRIDDHAALYHALKGKYPVLLMFIFDEKILSRLPSPQDARVTFIFDTLQQLNREIGQLGSSILIKHGHTEQVWAEALAKYRVKEVYTNHDYEPSARERDDALAEHLRSEGIPFHTFKDQVLFEKNEIIKADKTPYTVFTPYFRQWEQKLRAFYVKAYPVNAYLHNLLPIQIGPGPSLAEMGFERSILPFPTKDFAATLQAYEEKRDFPAADATSHIGLHLRFGTISIREAARQALTQKASKWLSELAWRDFYMMILWHFPHTVHQSFKPAYDNIRWRNDEADFEKWCQGNTGYPLVDAGMRQLNATGYMHNRVRMVVASFLTKHLLIDWRWGEAYFAEKLLDYEQASNVGGWQWACGCGNDAAPYFRVFNPELQAKKFDPDHAYIHYWVPELKQQKHAEPMVEHAFARERVLKVFKAALNQ
- a CDS encoding TIGR01777 family oxidoreductase — translated: MKKQVLITGATGMIGRKLIHALQQSGHTVAVLSRKATQLPDVKVYLWDVYHSQIDPECMKGVDTVIHLAGENIAEKKWTAKRKQQIIDSRVLSTHLLHQAIKTSGANVSSFISSSAVGYYGDCGDEILTEESAPGYGFMADCCKQWEAAVDQGKSLGMRIVKLRTGVILAKNEGALAAFEKPIRFFAGAALGSGKQWIPWMHVDDMVAIYLYAVDNPLLSGPYNACAPFPVTNATLTKAIARQLHRPVWPIHVPAALLRLLLGEMSEVVFNSTNTSAQKLLSADFRFKYTQLEAALSDIYGR